ACGGGACTAATCCCAGCTGCAGTTCTAAGTCACTTCAGGTACaatgtttgataaaaaaaaaatccctcttcAGAACAGTACACCCGCTGTGTTATACAGTACTGCTCTTCTTAGGTGCCAAGAATATTACACAACACACcaagcagtgttttattaaactgtacaCCTCTAAACACTGACTGTTTCCCTGACTAAATTCACCTAGCtataaaatgctgcttttttttcagcATAAGTCATGAATAGCCATTATTAtgctgataaaataaaataataataataataatactactttATAATTTAAAAGTAGCTGTATTTCATAGCTTGGTGCACTTtgcccaaaaaaataaaataaaataaaccacatttcCTCAAGTACTGGCAAATACTCTCACAATGAAAGGTACGCAAATTAATTTCATTTGACTTCTAACTCAACTGCATTGTTTTATGGGTGTATTTCCTGTTGCTTTTTTTCTGAGGCTAGAAATCATTTTCTATAACACAGCGctcagaaaagtttttttttttttttttttttttttttatttttttttaccttgtccTCCCAGTCTCTGGATCAATGACCCTACGAATGACACTCTGTCTTGCGTCCCACTCTTCTTTggtcataggcctcttggtggagAGTCTAGCCTTCTGCTCATCCGTCATTGCTGGAGCCGAATGTATGGGATACAAGAGTGCCATTTAAGAGGATTCACACTTTCCTTATGAATAGTATCTAAAGTTACTACAGCAGGATCCCATAATGCAGCCCTCTCCATCATTAATTATAGCACTTACAAAATCCGTGCCCTTCTGCTTCACTGAAACTGAGACGTGCGACTGACAAGAACTTATATAGTTACAATGAAATAGTCCCCCTATTCAAGGAACTAATTCATATCTGCTGACCAACACCATAAGAGAAGGCTGCTCTGCAGTGTTATATataactgctatgcaacaggagtgtTATTTACCTCCGTGTGAAAGCAAAGGCTGTTTTACCCAAGCTCAACTCACCTGGTCCCAGCTCCACCGACAGCTCACTTTGCCAGGTCTCCAGACCTGCATCCTCTGCCTTCAGCAAGGCAGCTGCTTTCTCTGCCTGCACTGCTTTCTCCACCTTCTCTGCTTTCTTTCTcagtttcttcattttctttctcatCTTCTTCTGCTTCTTTTTCTCCTCCTTTTCCTTGGCTTTGACCTTCTTCAGTGTGCGCTTGGCCTTCTTCCTGGACTTGGCGTCGCTGGACTCCGAGGAAGACGAATCAGAGGACGAAGATGAGGACCTttgcttcttttttaatttcttcttttcttgttttcctttggCGGAATCTGAAAGAATTTACAGTCATTGCAACACTGTTTTTTTGTAGGAAATACGTGCCCTTGAGAAACTACATTTTTTGGGCTGGACAGGACCAGGTGATAAGAAACTATTCCTGTCATATTAAAGAGATCCTTGTGGGAAACTAAATGCTATGCACTGTGGTGATTTGTTATCTTGTTTGGTTGGGGCCATTACCCTAACCAATGTAACACCACCATGGACACATTGTATAAAGAACAGCTATAAACAGTGCTCAACTATGGTTCAGTTGTATCACTTCTATACAACACATTAATTTGTAACTATTCACATAGACAGTGTTGGGCCTCAACCTTGGTTTTTGCTGGAGGACTGAGGCCGTTTCCTGTGTGGGGAGGGGCTGCTTGCACTGCTGCTGGAGGAACTCCTGCTTCTCTTCTTCTTCGCCTCCTTCTTCTGCCGTGCGCTCGTGCTTCTGCTCCTGCTGCTTGACCTGTCCCGTGATCGGCTTCGTCCCATGATGGCTATCGACTAACTGGGCGGTGGTAAAACTAAAACGAGAAATTataacaataagaagaagaagaagaagaatgcataggtgcagaaagacaggccaCGCTCTTTACCTGGTAAAAACAGGCCAGTGTAAAACTGTACTGCGTTCTTTTGAACACCTGAAACTTTCTCTTTGAGCCGTTGCCCTAAAGTTTATTATAAAgccgagggaacacaaagccactgttTCAGGAACAGTAGCTTGAAACCTGCGTCTAGGAAAACTACACTGAGGCAACTTTGTTGtctcaaaccccaagtctcccctgctGTGCCATGCaatggcctgaaaccaagttccaagtcaaagtggctttgtgttccttaaCCCAGAACTCATTTAAATCTTAAACTCAGTATTTTAATTCTCTCAGCTTGCCCTTCTCAGATAGAGAAACAATATTGTGCATACACCACAATCAATAACCCATGCGTCTATCCACTGATCCAGTGCATGCTTGCACAATGGGTAGGACAAATACTCCAGTTGTTGGAAATGCTGGCTGTAGTTGCAcaaaattacattacaataatagtatacaataaatacagggtatgtttttttgcattttgtaaccCAATAGTTTCAGAACACTGCTGGTAAACAAATTATGGTGGTGGACACGGATACCAAGTACTTGTGTTATTTTAGCAAGATTTTGGCACCGGTAGTCGCCATTAGTTGAAATCAGATTCCTTACTACCCATAACTGTTTATTTAACTGACACTTCTTTTGACAACCGgtaaaggctgttttttttcaaagtctaaACCACACTTCTGTTGAAACGCGAAAACAGGCAGATTTTCAGGCAAAAGAAAAGTATCGGTCGTGCGGTGTTAGAACAACGTTTAATGACTGTATACCACTGCCATTCAAAATGAAACGTGTAATTGTGTTTACTGTTCTGTGAGAAaccaatatctctctctctagttATAAAATACTAATAGCAATAGGATTGAATTATGCAGTCACCAACGTGTTAGGGTCCTGAAATGCTAACCGCGCATGCGCAAACGCCTGAATGCCACGTCGAAAATATGGACACAATTTCGCAACCCAGTATTTAATTTTGGGGTGGAGATTATatcttgtaaaacaaataaatcgtTCACAAATGATTACAACAACACTGAGTTAACTGCGACACGTTTGCAGTCTAGGAGGTAAGAAACAACTAAGGTAAGGTTTGCTTTAAATCTATTGAAGTAAAATAAAGTCTCACCTGCTTTAGGTGTAGTCAAGCATCGGTTGTGTGAATTTATATCTGGATTAAGCACAGCAGTCCCTTATAATTAAAG
The Polyodon spathula isolate WHYD16114869_AA chromosome 22, ASM1765450v1, whole genome shotgun sequence genome window above contains:
- the arl6ip4 gene encoding ADP-ribosylation factor-like protein 6-interacting protein 4 — protein: MGRSRSRDRSSSRSRSTSARQKKEAKKKRSRSSSSSSASSPSPHRKRPQSSSKNQDSAKGKQEKKKLKKKQRSSSSSSDSSSSESSDAKSRKKAKRTLKKVKAKEKEEKKKQKKMRKKMKKLRKKAEKVEKAVQAEKAAALLKAEDAGLETWQSELSVELGPAMTDEQKARLSTKRPMTKEEWDARQSVIRRVIDPETGRTRIVKGDGEILEEIVSKEKHKDINKQATSADGYYFQKRMGLNR